A stretch of Elgaria multicarinata webbii isolate HBS135686 ecotype San Diego chromosome 5, rElgMul1.1.pri, whole genome shotgun sequence DNA encodes these proteins:
- the C5H11orf65 gene encoding protein MFI: MEPAPKKGTRKGRYRKRAHKVDAIIELYRDDRQDKQMYAANIIQRAWRRWLDVGVFEYYKELIGFKQCGDPSHLMRYIDPREAEFLDAAAGVHIRFRLGGTKFPPSIYYKIFTHRPIVDMCAHSPKDYAKLEVKRGQRGKFQNTSSEDHSDWYKRIENNGWRLLSLRYWKALDPVTANDNITTKEFHCHKILKKQEMEKRRKRRKIEWLKKMYFGKSLQVKTMDAAATVLIQRAAEGLITSLENEGIEAVMEWEVDEMLKWTNALNYEEYVKQWKQIGTSKVSDSYQGFRFSDQLVELDLSRIPEAFHEIVKSHMKKDFKKGLVPTHA, translated from the exons ATGGAACCTGCACCCAAGAAAGGCACACGTAAGGG GAGATATAGAAAACGTGCACATAAAGTAGATGCTATCATAGAATTGTATCGTGATGACAGACAAGATAAACAGATGTATGCAGCAAATATCATTCAgagagcctggagaagatggcTG GATGTTGGTGTGTTCGAGTACTATAAAGAACTAATAGGCTTTAAGCAATGTGGAGACCCTTCCCATCTGATGAGGTACATTGATCCTAGAGAG GCAGAATTTTTAGATGCTGCAGCAGGGGTTCATATCCGATTTAGACTAGGTGGG ACAAAGTTTCCTCCAAGCATATATTACAAAATATTTACTCATAGACCCATTGTGGATATGTGTGCTCATAGTCCCAAAGACTACGCAAAGCTTGAAGTCAAAAGAGGGCAAAGAGGAAAATTCCAGAATACCAGCTCCGAGGATCATAGCGACTGGTACAAACGCATAGAGAATAATGGCTGGAGACTTCTTTCCCTCAGG TACTGGAAGGCCCTGGACCCTGTAACTGCTAATGACAACATCACAACTAAGGAATTCCACTGCCACAAGATACTGAAGAAACAAGAAATGGAAAAacgaagaaaaaggagaaaaatagaaTGGCTGAAAAAAAT GTACTTTGGGAAAAGCCTTCAAGTCAAAACTATGGATGCAGCTGCAACAGTGTTAATTCAAAGAGCAGCAGAAGGGTTAATCACCTCTCTGGAGAATGAAGGAATAGAAGCAGTGATGGAATGGGAAGTGGATGAAATGTTAAAATGGACAAATGCACTCAACTATGAAGA ATATGTTAAACAATGGAAACAAATTGGAACAAGCAAGGTTTCTGACAGCTACCAAG GTTTCCGGTTTAGTGACCAACTCGTTGAACTTGACTTGTCTCGGATACCAGAGGCGTTCCACGAAATAGTGAAATCTCATatgaaaaaggattttaaaaaagggctaGTACCAACGCATGCCTAG